The Podarcis raffonei isolate rPodRaf1 chromosome 2, rPodRaf1.pri, whole genome shotgun sequence genome window below encodes:
- the RNF135 gene encoding E3 ubiquitin-protein ligase RNF135: MATAAEAVDLAKNLQDELTCCLCLDFFNKPVLIIKCSHSFCKECISEHCKKMGPKALCPRCRGELRQNNLVDHRSLANIVETYQQMKKNHQELWGPSWREHQAASGSQDLKLSAGVFPYQLKEVVKISDVCKQIEAAFEAIDKCTKDSAEMRDSVSRIKSSIGEGFSFMKKYINDQEEKVLNVIDEECAAAQQSIDLMNEQLTARIDRLLELQSNSEEVIKNTSSEQEVSIGEPVRVTEVVLGVQKISGIIYAVEEFRRQLDRTVLEKCPRQQPHEFSPGTSNMTCDSNDIQTNMAEDEIASTSSSSLHRDSLQGTSCSSSATSSARDSPMPAISSQFSQWASDVTFDPKRVNNMLQLTEDKRKVSVMSWDSDYEYCPKRFRISQVLGSQSFSEGCHYWEVSTRNSTGWAIGVASEDIGRSDKLGRSEVSWCIEWSRKCLSAWHRSEETPISEDRPLQVGVLLDIPSNRLSFYSLADKVTLLHQFESHVVNPVYPAFWIYGTDIGGFLTINDIKRN; this comes from the exons ATGGCTACCGCCGCGGAGGCTGTTGATCTCGCTAAGAATTTGCAGGACGAATTGACTTGCTGCCTTTGCCTGGATTTTTTTAACAAGCCAGTACTGATTATAAAGTGTTCCCACAGCTTCTGCAAGGAGTGCATCTCTGAGCACTGCAAAAAGATGGGGCCCAAGGCATTGTGCCCCCGGTGCAGGGGGGAGCTCCGTCAAAATAATTTGGTAGACCATAGATCACTTGCGAACATAGTGGAAACTTACCAGCAGATGAAGAAAAACCACCAGGAATTGTGGGGACCTTCCTGGAGAGAGCACCAAGCAGCCAGTGGATCCCAGGATCTGAAGTTGTCAGCTGGAGTTTTCCCATATCAGCTCAAG GAAGTGGTGAAAATAAGTGACGTCTGCAAACAAATAGAAGCGGCGTTTGAAGCAATCGACAAGTGCACGAAGGACAGCGCTGAAATGAGG GATTCTGTATCTCGGATCAAAAGTTCCATTGGAGAAGGCTTCAGTTTtatgaagaagtatattaatgaTCAAGAGGAAAAGGTGCTGAATGTTATTGACGAAGAATGTGCTGCCGCTCAACAAAGCATAGACTTAATGAATGAGCAACTCACAGCAAGAATTGACAGGCTTTTGGAACTGCAAAGTAACTCTGAGGAAGTGATTAAG aATACCTCATCGGAACAAGAAGTTTCCATTGGTGAGCCTGTCAGAGTGACCGAAGTTGTTCTTGGTGTTCAGAAGATTTCTGGCATCATATATGCCGTGGAAGAGTTCAGAAGGCAGCTGGATAGGACAGTGCTGGAAAAATGCCCCAGGCAGCAGCCTCATG AATTTTCTCCAGGAACAAGTAACATGACTTGTGACTCTAATGATATCCAAACCAACATGGCAGAGGATGAAATTGCCTCCACCAGCAGTTCTT CACTCCATCGAGATTCTCTTCAGGGAACCAGCTGCTCGTCTTCAGCAACGTCATCGGCCCGAGATAGTCCAATGCCAGCAATTTCAAGTCAGTTTTCTCAGT GGGCATCGGACGTGACTTTTGATCCCAAGAGGGTCAACAACATGCTTCAACTCACAGAAGATAAAAGGAAAGTCTCTGTGATGTCTTGGGACTCCGACTATGAATATTGCCCGAAGAGATTCCGCATCAGCCAGGTGTTGGGCTCCCAGAGTTTCTCTGAAGGGTGTCACTACTGGGAAGTTAGCACCAGAAACAGCACAGGATGGGCTATTGGTGTCGCCAGTGAGGACATTGGTAGGAGTGACAAGCTAGGGAGAAGTGAGGTATCCTGGTGCATAGAATGGTCAAGGAAATGTCTCTCAGCCTGGCACAGAAGTGAAGAAACTCCAATTAGTGAAGACAGACCTCTGCAGGTTGGCGTTCTCCTCGACATTCCAAGCAATCGCTTATCTTTTTATTCTCTCGCTGACAAGGTAACCCTTTTACATCAGTTTGAAAGCCATGTGGTAAACCCTGTCTACCCGGCTTTTTGGATCTATGGTACAGATATAGGTGGCTTCTTAACTATAAACGATATCAAAAGGAATtaa